The Phyllostomus discolor isolate MPI-MPIP mPhyDis1 chromosome 4, mPhyDis1.pri.v3, whole genome shotgun sequence genome window below encodes:
- the LOC118500155 gene encoding mucin-like protein 3 has translation MLTEHEQWSTSAHEKITRAPATSTEHEQESTLIHEITRPPSMLTEHEQWSTSAHEKITRAPATSTEHEQESTLIHEITRPPSMLTEHEQWSTSAHEKITRAPATSTEHEQESTLAHKKITRGSSKTTEHQLKTTVATEPTRGVSGKPIVHTKKTTSTKGKTTPIPAKPTENPTRNTADTETIRSPVKVTGDQSITTSSPYPKRTEVTPQLPIGSFTLSTFSMELSSVMSEAPANKGHPHQNKDSSQGGLHVGEVGKDDSFPPWAIVIVVLVAVILLLVFLGLIFLISHMMQTRRALIDNTENNDPEDDDGGPNSYPVYLMEQQTLGVGQIPSPR, from the exons ATGCTTACAGAACATGAACAATGGAGCACATCAGCTCATGAGAAGATCACAAGAGCTCCAGCAACGTCTACAGAACATGAACAGGAGAGCACATTGATCCATGAGATCACAAGACCTCCATCAATGCTTACAGAACATGAACAATGGAGCACATCAGCTCATGAGAAGATCACAAGAGCTCCAGCAACGTCTACAGAACATGAACAGGAGAGCACATTGATCCATGAGATCACAAGACCTCCATCAATGCTTACAGAACATGAACAATGGAGCACATCAGCTCATGAGAAGATCACAAGAGCTCCAGCAACGTCTACAGAACATGAACAGGAGAGCACATTGGCCCATAAGAAGATCACGAGAGGCTCAAGTAAGACTACAGAACACCAACTGAAGACTACTGTTGCCACAGAGCCAACCAGAGGAGTCTCAGGAAAGCCTATAGTACACACAAAGAAGACCACATCTACCAAAGGGAAGACCACACCAATTCCAGCAAAGCCTACAGAAAACCCAACAAGAAACACAGCTGATACAGAGACTATTAGATCTCCAGTCAAGGTCACAGGAGACCAGTCTATCACTACTTCCTCTCCTTATCCAAAAAGAACTGAGGTTACCCCTCAGCTGCCCATTGGCTCTTTTACACTTTCCACATTTAGCATGGAGTTGAGTTCTGTCATGTCAGAAGCCCCAGCCAACAAGGGCCATCCACACCAGAACAAAGATAGCTCACAAGGAGGTCTCCATGTtggagaggtggggaaggatgaTTCATTCCCTCCATGGGCCATAGTTATTGTGGTCCTGGTGGCTGTGATTCTCCTGCTGGTGTTCCTTGGCCTGATCTTCCTG ATCTCCCACATGATGCAAACACGACGGGCACTGATTGACAACACTGAGAACAATGACCCAGAGGATGATGATGGGGGCCCCAATTCTTACCCAGTCTACCTGATGGAGCAGCAGACACTTGGTGTGGGCCAGATCCCTTCCCCACGATGA
- the LOC114494900 gene encoding mucin-like protein 3, translated as MAQPAHCTRSDFGLQYCLLFLLATQGTGASTFQEFQNPGESPTSDNLSPRTPNLIYTTPSDHTALHLGHSPPDNPKSPETHQPKHHCNATHHLRPVYKPIENSKNFTTHHKAAPTSVQNPSNQGKDPVIRNGRSADSNNTRKKLSDATYPTTKPTRKTTCRQTTTSIPTVKTNAFKTSTPLESTIITLDSKSITIPSHHSVKSESSNRLTFSSEKSTTYKASRTTEKKKKVDDHTAPANYNTTVASDKTLIKTREQTKETPRVTEKNKQTPVKPTYHQQKTISVHMNTTRAPAIPTEHKQQRTSAHEKITRDPGIPTKYGQQSTLVHKITGTPAMPTEHGKQSTLVHEITRAPAMPTEHGQQSTLVHEITRAPAMPTEHGQQSTLVHKITGTPAMPTEPRDQSTLVHKITRAPAMATEHGQQGTLVHEITRSPSNAYRTWTAEHIGP; from the exons GTGCTAGCACATTTCAAGAATTTCAGAACCCTGGTGAATCTCCAACATCTGATAATTTATCTCCTCGTACACCAAACCTTATTTATACTACTCCCTCTGACCACACTGCTCTTCATTTAGGACACAGCCCTCCAGACAACCCTAAATCTCCGGAAACCCATCAACCTAAACACCACTGCAATGCCACACACCATTTGAGACCAGTTTACAAACCTATAGAGAACTCCAAAAACTTTACAACTCATCATAAAGCTGCTCCCACTTCTGTACAAAACCCCAGCAATCAAGGAAAAGACCCAGTTATCCGGAATGGACGATCTGCTGACTCCAATAACACACGCAAAAAATTATCTGATGCAACATATCCAACTACAAAACCCACAAGAAAAACAACTTGTCGTCAGACCACAACAAGCATACCAACAGTAAAGACAAATGCCTTCAAAACTTCAACACCCTTGGAAAGTACCATCATTACATTAGACAGTAAGAGCATCACAATTCCTTCCCACCACTCAGTTAAATCAGAGAGCAGCAATAGACTCACATTTTCCTCAGAAAAAAGCACAACATACAAGGCATCAagaaccacagaaaagaaaaaaaaagttgatgaTCATACAGCACCTGCTAATTACAATACTACAGTAGCTTCAGATAAGACACTGATAAAGACCagagaacaaacaaaagagaCACCAAGAGTCActgaaaagaacaaacaaacaccaGTAAAACCTACATACCACCAACAAAAGACCATTTCAGTACATATGAACACCACAAGAGCACCAGCAATACCTACAGAACATAAACAACAGAGGACATCAGCCCATGAGAAGATCACAAGAGACCCAGGAATACCTACAAAATATGGACAACAGAGCACATTGGTCCATAAGATCACAGGAACCCCAGCAATGCCTACAGAACATGGAAAACAGAGCACATTGGTCCATGAGATCACAAGAGCCCCAGCAATGCCTACAGAACATGGACAACAGAGCACGTTGGTCCATGAGATCACAAGAGCCCCAGCAATGCCTACAGAACATGGACAACAGAGCACATTGGTCCATAAGATCACAGGAACCCCAGCAATGCCCACAGAACCCAGAGACCAGAGCACATTGGTCCACAAGATCACAAGAGCCCCAGCAATGGCTACAGAGCATGGACAACAAGGCACATTGGTCCATGAGATCACAAGA AGCCCCAGCAATGCCTACAGAACATGGACAGCAGAGCAC ATTGGTCCATGA
- the MUC21 gene encoding mucin-21, whose amino-acid sequence MQKGSIPLKYLLLLHLLLLKHGITFGGNSTTVNTTSSAAPRGTSAFPYTESSTAFSETSIASNTGSSVTLGETSTTSNTGSSVTSSRTSTASNTGSSMISSGKSTASSTGSSVTSGETSTPSNIGSSVTSSRTSTASNTGSSMVSSGKSTASNTGSSETSNGTSAALSTIPTETSNGTSTAVNTGSSATSGPPSPSGMNTTSYRNSTSTATSTSKVGPDGSLKPWEIFLITLVSVVVAVGFFAGLFFCVKNSLTLRDIFDTAVYHPHGLHLDLGPEGSHRVHHRPRWSPN is encoded by the exons ATGCAGAAAGGAAGCATTCCCCTTAAGTATTTGTTACTATTGCATCTCCTACTTTTAAAACATG GTATAACCTTTGGTGGAAATAGCACAACTGTCAACACTACATCCAGTGCAGCCCCTAGGGGGACCAGTGCATTCCCCTACACTGAATCCAGCACAGCATTCAGTGAGACCAGCATAGCTTCCAACACTGGATccagtgtgaccttgggtgaaaCCAGCACAACTTCCAATACTGGATCCAGTGTTACCTCCAGTAGAACCAGCACAGCCTCCAACACTGGGTCTAGTATGATCTCCAGTGGGAAAAGCACAGCCTCCAGCACTGGATCCAGTGTGACCTCGGGTGAAACCAGCACACCTTCCAATATTGGATCCAGTGTGACCTCCAGTAGAACCAGCACAGCCTCCAACACTGGATCCAGTATGGTCTCCAGTGGGAAAAGCACAGCCTCCAACACTGGATCCAGTGAGACTTCCAATGGGACCAGCGCAGCCTTGAGTACTATACCCACTGAGACCTCCAATGGGACCAGTACAGCTGTCAACACTGGGTCCAGTGCAACCTCAGGCCCACCTTCTCCAAGCGGAATGAACACAACTTCCTACAGAAATAGCACAAGTACTGCTACTTCAACAAGTAAAGTGGGGCCCGATGGGTCCCTGAAGCCATGGGAAATCTTCCTCATCACTCTGGTCTCGGTTGTAGTAGCTGTGGGCTTCTTTGCTGGGCTCTTCTTCTGTGTG aaaaacTCCCTGACCCTGAGAGACATCTTTGACACAGCTGTCTACCACCCCCATGGCCTGCACCTTGACCTGGGCCCTGAAGGGAGTCACAGAGTCCACCACAGGCCTAGGTGGAGCCCTAACTAG